From one Candidatus Thioglobus sp. NP1 genomic stretch:
- a CDS encoding SlyX family protein: protein MIDKKIIALEEKVAFLQNMVDDLNMTVFRQGENIEKLKLRVKETNEKLLNQNESFSENSSTINNKPPHY from the coding sequence ATGATTGATAAAAAAATTATTGCATTAGAGGAAAAAGTAGCATTTCTTCAAAATATGGTTGACGATCTTAATATGACTGTTTTTCGACAAGGTGAAAACATTGAAAAACTAAAATTACGAGTCAAAGAGACAAATGAAAAACTTTTGAATCAAAATGAATCTTTCTCGGAAAATTCATCAACTATTAATAATAAACCACCTCATTATTAA
- a CDS encoding MFS transporter: MTESSKYNAGTYTVFLSAFLVLFQIGLYFVYIPWNAERLQITEAEIGIGLLVFGITNLIGNQTSGRLIVPKIGTKNSIAIGLLGISYLPLLLILSPNYFWFLLAFVPFGFFVGFFSPSAQSQISMIEEKTSKVITPLYHAAFSFGSLVGAMTAFYTIKYIESESLIFSITGSMLILGALIVFKFGLSKKLEDLKKTPRFKFPKKSILIFGFLMMMNYATMGIILDWSALWLTKDLLVPLYLGGAVIVAFNVGEISARLIASKMIDKYSEKLVGGYLSITAGIILFLSILTSNFHVIIFGMILFGFGTANFIAIIIRQAIRITDEPIALTVANLITMGFAGFIFGPALVGYLAEYIGLTFNMYLLSLVWGLNGLALLIMMKRIKSIV, translated from the coding sequence ATGACTGAAAGTAGCAAATATAATGCTGGTACTTATACTGTTTTTCTTAGTGCCTTTTTAGTACTTTTTCAGATTGGACTATATTTTGTATATATTCCTTGGAATGCTGAAAGGCTTCAAATAACTGAGGCGGAAATTGGTATTGGGCTATTAGTTTTTGGTATTACAAATTTAATAGGTAACCAAACATCTGGAAGATTGATAGTACCAAAAATTGGGACTAAAAATTCTATTGCGATTGGTTTATTAGGTATTTCCTACCTTCCATTATTATTAATACTATCACCTAATTACTTCTGGTTTTTATTGGCTTTTGTCCCCTTTGGTTTTTTTGTGGGTTTTTTTAGTCCTTCTGCACAGTCACAAATTTCAATGATCGAAGAGAAAACTTCTAAAGTTATTACACCTTTGTATCATGCAGCATTTAGCTTTGGTTCATTAGTAGGTGCAATGACTGCATTCTATACAATCAAGTATATTGAAAGTGAAAGTTTAATTTTTTCTATAACTGGATCAATGCTTATTTTAGGTGCGTTAATAGTATTTAAGTTTGGTCTCTCAAAAAAGTTGGAAGATTTAAAGAAAACACCAAGATTCAAATTTCCAAAAAAATCAATACTAATTTTTGGCTTTTTAATGATGATGAATTATGCAACTATGGGCATAATTCTCGATTGGTCGGCTCTTTGGTTAACTAAAGATTTATTAGTTCCTCTTTACTTAGGAGGAGCCGTTATAGTTGCATTTAATGTTGGTGAAATTTCTGCAAGACTAATTGCTTCAAAAATGATTGATAAATATAGTGAAAAATTAGTTGGTGGTTATCTCAGTATTACTGCTGGAATAATACTTTTCCTATCAATATTGACGTCAAATTTTCATGTAATTATTTTTGGAATGATATTATTTGGTTTTGGAACTGCTAATTTTATTGCGATTATAATCAGACAGGCAATTAGAATAACTGATGAACCGATAGCTTTAACTGTTGCAAATCTTATAACTATGGGATTTGCTGGCTTTATTTTTGGACCAGCATTAGTGGGGTATTTAGCTGAGTATATTGGGTTGACGTTTAATATGTATCTCTTAAGTTTAGTTTGGGGTCTTAATGGACTAGCTCTATTGATAATGATGAAGCGAATTAAGTCAATAGTTTAA
- a CDS encoding HopJ type III effector protein, which translates to MNTQQYLDRIKSSVQMNFIDFIQMIQEDYEFSNIAFENNGLFNSKEENQGSAKVFCFGLMHSLSKDEALRCFGEHYHSVLDSPENHSSHLNIRNFMHGGWEGVLINSKALKIK; encoded by the coding sequence ATGAATACTCAACAATATTTAGATCGCATTAAATCTAGTGTCCAAATGAATTTTATTGACTTCATTCAGATGATTCAAGAAGATTATGAATTCTCAAACATTGCTTTTGAAAATAATGGGCTATTTAATTCAAAAGAGGAAAATCAAGGATCAGCAAAGGTTTTTTGTTTTGGGTTAATGCACTCGCTCTCGAAAGATGAGGCTTTAAGGTGTTTTGGAGAGCATTATCATTCAGTTTTAGACTCACCAGAAAACCATTCTTCCCATTTAAATATTCGTAACTTTATGCATGGTGGCTGGGAAGGGGTGTTGATAAATTCTAAAGCTCTAAAGATTAAATAA
- the aceE gene encoding pyruvate dehydrogenase (acetyl-transferring), homodimeric type encodes MSEKDIDPQETIEWLEAFRSVARFGGEDRAKYILQKLMDMAHEDGMNLPQGVNTAYLNSIPVDKESKLIVKHQIEHRIKSIIRWNAMIMVVKANLVSSELGGHIASFASSATLYEVGFNHFYRGKNLEQGADLIFFQGHIAPGIYSRAFLEGRITEKQMLNFRQEANQEGLSSYPHPWLMPNFWEFPTVSMGLGPIMAIFQARFMKYLQHRDIIKTDKRTVWAYIGDGETDEPESLGAISLAGREKLDNLIFVINCNLQRLDGPVRGNGKIIQELEGMFRGAGWNVIKVIWGRGWDKLLENDTSGLLKQRMEEVVDGEYQAYKAKDGAYVRKHFFGKYPETLKLVEDMTDDEIFALTRGGHDPNKVYQAYKAAKEHVGQPTVILAKTVKGYGMGEAGEGQNTTHSQKKLGVDALVKVAQRFDIPVTKKDAEELNFYKPADDSEEILYLKERRETLGGYLPDRSFELESFKIPKLDFFDVLLKSSGEKENSSTMAFVRFLSLLIRDKEIGPRVVPIVPDEARTFGMEGLFRQMGIYSSSGQLYEPEDSDKVMWYKEDIKGQVLQEGINEAGAISDWIAAATSYASHNVTMIPFYIYYSKFGFQRVGDLAWAAGDMQAKGFLMGGTAGRTTLAGEGLQHQDGDSLIVANTIPNCISYDPTYAYELAVILRDGMFRMYEKMENVFYYITLMNENYTHPEMPKGSEEGIIKGMYHLKTVGKSSIEVQLLGSGAILREVEKAADMLEKDWGIMSNIWSVTSFNEITREAQSIDRENLLNISKSKKTPYITKCLAKASGPVIAATDYMRNYAEQVRKYIPVHYEVLGTDGFGRSDSRKELRYFFEVNADYIVFVTLNALVDDGILDSKIINKAVKKLNIDLNKSNPMNS; translated from the coding sequence ATGTCTGAAAAAGATATTGATCCGCAAGAAACTATTGAGTGGTTAGAGGCTTTTAGATCAGTTGCTCGTTTTGGAGGCGAAGATAGAGCAAAGTACATTCTTCAAAAGTTGATGGATATGGCCCATGAAGATGGTATGAATTTGCCACAAGGTGTAAATACAGCTTATCTGAACTCCATCCCTGTAGATAAAGAATCAAAGCTCATTGTTAAACACCAAATTGAACATAGAATTAAATCTATTATTCGTTGGAATGCAATGATTATGGTTGTAAAGGCAAATTTAGTATCTTCTGAACTTGGAGGACACATTGCTTCTTTTGCATCAAGTGCTACGCTTTATGAGGTTGGTTTTAATCACTTTTATCGTGGAAAAAATTTAGAACAAGGTGCTGATTTAATATTCTTCCAAGGGCATATTGCACCTGGAATATATTCAAGGGCTTTTTTAGAGGGAAGAATTACTGAAAAGCAAATGCTAAACTTTAGACAAGAGGCGAACCAAGAGGGTCTTTCTTCTTATCCACATCCATGGTTAATGCCTAATTTTTGGGAATTCCCAACTGTTTCTATGGGTTTGGGGCCAATAATGGCAATATTTCAAGCTCGATTTATGAAGTATCTTCAGCATCGAGATATTATTAAAACAGATAAGAGGACTGTTTGGGCCTATATAGGTGATGGTGAAACAGATGAGCCTGAGTCATTAGGAGCTATTTCCCTTGCTGGAAGAGAAAAGCTTGATAACCTTATTTTTGTTATCAACTGTAATCTTCAAAGACTAGATGGGCCAGTCCGTGGTAATGGCAAAATTATTCAAGAATTAGAGGGAATGTTTAGGGGTGCTGGCTGGAATGTGATAAAGGTAATTTGGGGGAGAGGTTGGGACAAGCTTCTTGAAAATGATACTTCAGGACTCTTAAAGCAAAGAATGGAAGAGGTTGTTGATGGAGAATATCAAGCCTATAAAGCTAAAGATGGTGCTTATGTTCGTAAACATTTTTTTGGTAAATATCCTGAAACTTTAAAACTTGTTGAAGACATGACTGATGATGAAATTTTTGCATTAACTCGTGGCGGTCATGATCCAAATAAAGTTTATCAAGCTTACAAGGCTGCTAAAGAGCACGTTGGTCAGCCTACAGTTATTCTTGCAAAGACAGTAAAAGGTTATGGTATGGGTGAAGCTGGAGAAGGTCAAAATACTACCCATAGTCAGAAAAAACTAGGAGTAGATGCACTCGTTAAGGTTGCTCAAAGATTTGATATTCCAGTAACAAAAAAGGATGCTGAAGAGCTTAATTTTTATAAGCCAGCTGATGATAGTGAAGAAATACTTTATTTGAAAGAAAGGCGAGAGACTTTAGGGGGTTACTTGCCTGATAGAAGTTTTGAATTAGAATCTTTTAAAATACCTAAATTAGATTTTTTTGATGTTCTACTTAAAAGCAGTGGTGAAAAGGAAAACTCCAGCACAATGGCATTTGTGCGATTCCTATCTTTATTAATAAGAGATAAGGAAATTGGACCTAGAGTTGTCCCTATTGTTCCTGATGAAGCTCGAACTTTTGGGATGGAAGGCTTATTCCGTCAAATGGGTATTTATTCATCTTCGGGTCAACTTTATGAGCCAGAAGACTCAGATAAGGTTATGTGGTATAAGGAAGATATTAAGGGTCAAGTTCTTCAAGAGGGTATTAATGAGGCAGGAGCAATATCCGATTGGATTGCTGCGGCAACTTCCTATGCATCTCATAATGTCACTATGATTCCATTTTATATATATTACTCAAAATTCGGATTTCAAAGGGTTGGTGATCTTGCCTGGGCTGCTGGTGATATGCAAGCTAAAGGATTCTTGATGGGGGGAACTGCTGGAAGAACTACCCTTGCTGGAGAAGGGCTTCAGCACCAAGATGGTGATTCATTGATTGTTGCAAATACAATTCCAAATTGTATTTCTTATGATCCAACATACGCTTATGAACTTGCTGTTATTCTTCGAGATGGAATGTTTAGAATGTATGAGAAGATGGAAAATGTTTTTTATTACATTACATTAATGAATGAAAATTATACTCATCCTGAGATGCCTAAAGGTTCAGAAGAGGGCATTATAAAGGGAATGTACCATTTGAAAACAGTTGGTAAATCTTCAATTGAGGTTCAATTATTGGGTAGTGGTGCAATTCTAAGAGAAGTTGAAAAAGCTGCTGATATGCTTGAAAAAGATTGGGGCATTATGTCTAACATTTGGAGTGTAACAAGCTTTAATGAGATTACAAGAGAGGCTCAAAGTATTGATCGTGAAAACTTACTTAATATAAGTAAAAGTAAGAAAACTCCTTATATAACAAAATGTTTAGCTAAAGCATCAGGTCCAGTAATAGCTGCCACAGACTATATGAGAAATTATGCTGAGCAAGTGCGAAAATACATACCAGTTCATTATGAGGTTCTGGGGACAGATGGATTTGGTCGTTCGGACTCTCGTAAAGAACTCAGATACTTCTTTGAAGTTAATGCTGACTATATTGTTTTTGTAACTTTAAATGCGCTCGTTGATGATGGAATATTAGATTCTAAGATTATTAATAAAGCAGTAAAAAAACTTAATATTGATCTTAATAAGTCTAACCCAATGAATAGTTAA
- a CDS encoding phosphomannomutase/phosphoglucomutase, whose translation MNIPSTIFKAYDIRGIVEKELTPDVVKLIGKAVGTESVAKGERGVVVGRDGRLSGPELSEALISGLIESGCHIVNIGMVPSPIVYFATYTKAASSGVMITGSHNPAEYNGLKIMIAGETLSAERIQALYTRIIENDFTTGHGTSTSINIDQDYIGRIKSDIKLEKELNIVIDCGNGVAGNIAPQLFEALGVNITKLFCLVDGRFPNHHPDPSKPKNLEDLIQEVIETGADLGLAFDGDGDRLGLVDNKGKIIWADQQMMLYAKDVLSRKKGAKIIFDVKCTSQLPKVISENGGKPIMSRTGHSFIKNKLKETNAELAGEMSGHIFFKERWYGFDDALYTAARLLEIVSKSDKSCSEIFDELPVNLSTPEININFEKHGQQFDAMDALSSNIDFPDADINMIDGFRVDYENCWGLVRPSNTTPCLVLRFEAEDDTSLKEIQEKFKNWLQISGISTENI comes from the coding sequence ATGAACATACCAAGCACAATTTTTAAAGCATATGACATTAGAGGTATCGTAGAAAAAGAACTGACACCTGACGTGGTTAAATTAATAGGTAAAGCAGTTGGAACTGAGTCAGTTGCTAAGGGTGAGCGAGGAGTAGTTGTTGGCAGGGATGGACGTCTCTCTGGACCTGAGCTATCGGAGGCATTAATTTCAGGACTGATTGAAAGTGGTTGCCACATTGTTAATATTGGAATGGTACCATCACCAATTGTCTACTTTGCAACTTACACTAAGGCTGCATCATCTGGTGTCATGATTACTGGTTCTCACAACCCAGCCGAATATAATGGATTAAAGATTATGATTGCTGGTGAAACACTTTCAGCTGAGAGAATTCAAGCCTTGTATACTCGAATCATAGAGAATGATTTTACTACTGGCCATGGTACTTCAACTTCCATCAATATTGATCAGGACTATATAGGCAGAATTAAGTCTGATATAAAACTTGAAAAAGAACTTAATATCGTAATTGATTGCGGAAATGGAGTTGCAGGAAATATAGCGCCACAACTTTTTGAAGCATTAGGTGTTAATATTACAAAATTATTCTGCTTAGTTGATGGTCGATTTCCAAATCATCATCCAGACCCGTCAAAACCTAAAAATTTAGAAGATTTAATTCAAGAGGTTATCGAAACAGGAGCAGATCTTGGTCTTGCATTTGATGGTGATGGTGATCGCCTAGGACTTGTTGACAACAAAGGCAAAATTATTTGGGCTGATCAACAAATGATGCTCTATGCTAAAGATGTTTTAAGTCGTAAAAAAGGCGCCAAAATTATCTTTGATGTTAAATGCACTTCACAACTACCTAAAGTTATTTCAGAAAATGGTGGTAAGCCTATTATGTCAAGAACTGGTCATAGTTTTATTAAGAACAAACTAAAAGAAACAAATGCTGAACTGGCTGGAGAAATGTCAGGTCACATTTTCTTTAAAGAGCGCTGGTATGGATTTGATGACGCCTTATATACTGCAGCAAGACTCTTGGAGATAGTTTCAAAAAGTGACAAGTCATGTTCTGAAATTTTTGATGAATTACCGGTTAATTTAAGTACTCCAGAAATCAATATCAACTTTGAGAAGCACGGGCAACAGTTCGATGCTATGGATGCACTTTCAAGCAATATAGATTTCCCTGATGCTGATATTAACATGATTGATGGATTTAGAGTTGACTATGAGAATTGCTGGGGACTTGTTAGGCCTTCTAACACAACACCTTGCCTTGTTTTACGATTTGAAGCAGAAGATGATACTTCACTTAAGGAAATACAAGAAAAGTTTAAAAATTGGCTTCAAATAAGTGGCATTTCAACAGAGAATATATAG
- a CDS encoding dimethylsulfoniopropionate demethylase — translation MDGHVNFTLSDRLRKSPYYESTLKAGAKTFTIYNHMIMPTSYEGAEADYWNLMNNVTMWDVAAERQVEVTGNDAYKFVEYITSRDLSKLQIGQGKYALITDEDGGIINDPIILRLGESHFWLSIADSDVLLWTRGLACGLGWDVQLSEPDVSPLAIQGPNHLPLMIDLFGNWVKDIKYFFFKEVELEGIPLIVQKSGWSKQGGFELYLRDGSLGGKLWDIVANAGKKYDIKPGTPNNIERVESGLFSWGNDMDIKSNPLELPLGNFCQLDKEAEYLSRKALHKIRSEGPSKKLVGLIVDGAPFIGGCASPWKVMSDNQICGKVSSAAFSPRLKINMAMATIDNGNNEIGSEVKVETPWGARSAKVTSIPFN, via the coding sequence ATGGACGGACATGTCAACTTTACCCTATCAGACCGCTTAAGGAAATCTCCTTATTATGAGTCTACTCTTAAAGCAGGCGCTAAAACATTCACGATTTATAACCACATGATTATGCCTACCTCTTATGAAGGGGCTGAAGCGGATTACTGGAACTTGATGAATAATGTCACAATGTGGGATGTTGCAGCAGAAAGACAAGTTGAAGTTACGGGAAATGATGCCTATAAATTTGTCGAGTATATTACCTCTAGAGACCTTTCTAAGTTACAAATTGGTCAAGGAAAATATGCACTTATTACTGATGAAGATGGAGGAATTATTAATGATCCAATCATTTTAAGACTTGGTGAAAGTCATTTTTGGTTATCCATTGCTGATAGCGATGTACTTCTTTGGACTCGAGGACTTGCCTGTGGCCTAGGCTGGGATGTTCAATTAAGCGAACCAGACGTATCTCCTCTAGCAATTCAAGGACCTAACCATTTGCCACTAATGATTGATTTATTTGGTAATTGGGTTAAGGATATTAAGTACTTCTTTTTTAAAGAAGTTGAATTAGAAGGCATCCCTCTTATAGTTCAAAAATCAGGATGGAGCAAACAAGGTGGGTTCGAACTCTACCTTCGTGATGGCTCTTTGGGAGGTAAACTTTGGGATATAGTTGCAAATGCTGGTAAAAAATATGACATTAAACCAGGAACTCCAAATAATATTGAAAGAGTTGAATCAGGTCTTTTTTCTTGGGGCAACGATATGGATATTAAAAGTAATCCATTAGAGCTTCCTCTAGGTAATTTTTGTCAACTTGATAAAGAAGCTGAATATTTAAGTAGAAAGGCTCTTCATAAAATTCGCTCTGAAGGTCCCTCTAAAAAGCTAGTTGGTTTAATTGTTGATGGTGCCCCATTTATTGGAGGATGCGCAAGTCCATGGAAGGTAATGAGCGATAATCAAATTTGTGGCAAAGTTTCTAGTGCTGCATTCTCACCTCGTTTAAAAATTAACATGGCAATGGCAACAATAGATAATGGTAATAATGAGATTGGTTCAGAAGTGAAAGTTGAAACACCCTGGGGCGCGAGGTCTGCAAAAGTAACCTCAATACCTTTCAATTAA
- a CDS encoding GNAT family N-acetyltransferase: protein MKIQSKICDYKDNEKEICKIRFKVFVDEQNVPEELEIDGLDDEAKHVLAFIDGQAIGTGRILNDGHIGRVAVLKGFRSMGIGKLIMLDLISWAKEAQVQKLWLSSQWHAHSFYLDLGFICEGKIYKEAGIDHIRMYREFSNDI from the coding sequence ATGAAAATCCAATCAAAAATTTGTGACTATAAAGATAATGAAAAGGAAATCTGCAAAATAAGATTTAAAGTCTTTGTGGACGAACAAAACGTACCTGAGGAGCTCGAAATTGATGGTCTTGATGATGAAGCAAAACATGTTTTAGCTTTCATTGATGGACAAGCAATTGGCACCGGCAGAATACTAAATGATGGACATATAGGAAGGGTTGCTGTTCTAAAGGGCTTCCGCAGCATGGGTATTGGTAAATTAATCATGCTAGATTTAATTAGTTGGGCCAAGGAAGCTCAAGTTCAAAAACTTTGGTTGTCATCTCAATGGCACGCACATAGTTTTTACTTAGATCTTGGCTTTATATGTGAGGGCAAAATATATAAGGAAGCCGGAATTGATCATATAAGAATGTATAGAGAGTTTAGTAATGATATTTAA
- a CDS encoding LysE family translocator codes for MIEILSLETVIAFVLASVILSLVPGPDNIYVMTNSALKGWRVGFYTTLGLCTGLIGHTFLVAIGVSVIFQTSALAFNGLKIVGACYLIYLGWLSLQSKELNISGTGKDNSNRSYYITGVIMNLTNPKVALFFLVFLPQFVNISNDSVTIQVVLLGLLFILSALCVFSSIAFLGSFLEGYLKKSSSVNKNINKLAALVYFALAINLFFVS; via the coding sequence ATGATTGAAATATTAAGTTTAGAGACAGTAATTGCGTTTGTATTGGCTTCAGTTATTTTAAGTTTGGTTCCAGGCCCTGATAATATCTACGTCATGACTAATTCAGCTTTAAAGGGCTGGAGGGTAGGTTTTTATACGACATTAGGACTCTGTACAGGTTTAATTGGCCATACATTTTTAGTTGCCATTGGCGTGAGTGTAATATTTCAAACCAGTGCGCTTGCGTTTAATGGATTGAAAATTGTTGGAGCATGCTACCTTATTTATTTAGGGTGGCTTTCTCTTCAAAGCAAAGAATTAAATATCAGTGGAACTGGAAAAGATAATTCCAATCGTTCTTATTATATAACTGGTGTAATAATGAACCTAACTAATCCGAAAGTAGCACTATTTTTCTTAGTCTTTTTACCTCAATTTGTAAATATTAGTAATGACAGTGTTACTATTCAGGTTGTTCTTCTTGGGCTGCTATTTATTTTGAGTGCTTTGTGCGTTTTTTCATCTATTGCATTTTTAGGTAGTTTTCTAGAGGGTTATCTTAAGAAATCAAGCTCTGTTAATAAAAATATCAATAAGCTTGCCGCTTTGGTATATTTTGCTCTTGCAATTAATCTATTTTTTGTCTCCTAG
- a CDS encoding VOC family protein, with translation MSIFHLAFTVSDLDSARQFYGILLGCEEGRSTDTWVDFNFFGHQLSLHVGEIAPKSKTHSKVDDISVPMPHFGCVLEWATFYDLAAKLQSKGMEFIINPSVRYKGLISEQATMFFEDYSGNALEIKAYRNPSEVFTS, from the coding sequence ATGAGCATCTTTCATTTAGCCTTTACAGTTAGTGACCTTGATTCTGCAAGACAATTCTATGGAATTCTTTTGGGTTGCGAAGAGGGAAGAAGTACAGATACATGGGTTGACTTTAATTTTTTTGGACATCAACTCTCGTTGCATGTTGGTGAGATAGCTCCTAAAAGTAAAACACACTCAAAGGTGGATGATATTTCAGTCCCCATGCCCCATTTTGGTTGTGTTTTGGAGTGGGCTACTTTCTATGATTTGGCAGCAAAACTTCAATCTAAAGGAATGGAATTTATAATTAATCCTTCAGTTCGATATAAGGGTTTAATAAGTGAACAAGCAACCATGTTTTTTGAGGATTATTCAGGTAATGCACTTGAAATAAAAGCCTATCGCAATCCTTCAGAAGTCTTTACTTCTTAG
- a CDS encoding LysE family translocator, which produces MELTTWLGLLASALFISISPGPGAIFSISQGTQYGFKRSLFSLIGLQIGLMSQIVFLLFGLGVLIDQFPAVFIFIKLLGMFYLILLGILQWRKKIEQISTSKVDSQVSFSPFKAVMKGFFVNLTNIKGTVFFLALIPLFLDLTALKLSTCIIFTSTLIVIDLIVMTGYVTLAEISKALLSDPKKILWQNRLTGSTLIMVGLIMGTT; this is translated from the coding sequence ATGGAATTAACTACTTGGCTTGGCTTATTAGCATCAGCACTCTTCATTAGCATATCACCAGGACCTGGAGCTATCTTCTCCATAAGCCAAGGAACTCAGTATGGCTTTAAGAGGTCACTTTTTTCTTTAATAGGCTTACAAATTGGCTTGATGAGTCAGATTGTATTTTTACTTTTTGGTCTGGGAGTTTTAATTGATCAGTTTCCAGCAGTATTTATTTTTATTAAATTGTTAGGTATGTTCTACCTAATCCTTTTAGGAATATTGCAATGGCGTAAAAAAATTGAGCAAATTTCAACTTCCAAAGTGGATTCACAAGTCTCATTTAGTCCCTTTAAAGCTGTTATGAAAGGTTTTTTTGTAAATTTAACTAACATTAAAGGTACAGTTTTTTTTCTTGCTTTAATACCCTTATTTCTTGACTTAACGGCACTTAAGCTTTCTACTTGTATTATCTTTACTTCAACGCTTATAGTTATCGACTTAATTGTGATGACAGGTTATGTGACACTTGCTGAAATATCCAAGGCCCTGCTTTCAGATCCAAAAAAAATATTATGGCAAAACAGACTTACCGGTTCAACATTAATTATGGTCGGATTAATTATGGGTACCACCTAA
- a CDS encoding DUF2007 domain-containing protein, giving the protein MKLIYTNENRIIALNVKNVLINNGIEVSLNNEFASSAAGGLAPFDTWPEVWLLKDDDLEEALRILNSLENNTNLITWHCDNCHEKNYQTFDYCWKCHEENSQ; this is encoded by the coding sequence ATGAAACTTATATATACGAACGAGAATAGAATTATCGCTTTGAATGTTAAAAATGTTTTAATTAATAATGGTATTGAGGTGTCTCTAAATAATGAGTTTGCTTCAAGTGCAGCAGGTGGTTTGGCTCCATTTGATACTTGGCCTGAGGTTTGGCTGTTAAAAGACGATGATTTAGAAGAAGCTTTAAGAATATTGAATTCATTGGAAAATAATACAAACTTAATTACCTGGCACTGTGATAATTGCCATGAAAAGAATTATCAAACATTTGATTACTGTTGGAAATGTCATGAAGAAAACTCTCAATAA
- the mgtE gene encoding magnesium transporter encodes MAETESTAFEVSLQNLMLSLEASDYDEAKTQIKEVHPAEIARLLEAIQPKDRSILWPDIDILIQGEILKEVNEDVQSQLIGEMTVDNLVKATEKLDSDDLADLVPNLPESAVHSLLLTLDFKHREHLNKILSYPEDSAGGLMNTDFITVRPDVTIRAVIRYLRLLKEMPVDTDQVFVVDRNFNYLGSLLITTILTEEPGQTIQNLINSEHSKPISAETDETEVALLFEERNLISAPVIDEKNQLVGRITIDDVVDVIRDQAEHSVMSMVGLDEDEDVFAPILLSARRRSVWLGVNLITAFIAVYFIGLFEATLQQKIALAILMPVVASMGGIAGTQTLIIVTRGIATGRVSAANIRLLINKEVAVSLLNGFIWSIVIGLITFYWFSDLLLSFIIALAIIVNLVVAAFSGAFLPLMLTKLKIDPALAGGVILTTITDVIGFVAFLGLAALFI; translated from the coding sequence ATGGCTGAAACTGAGTCCACAGCTTTTGAGGTGAGTCTACAAAACTTAATGTTGTCTCTTGAAGCGTCAGATTATGATGAGGCTAAAACTCAAATTAAGGAAGTTCATCCAGCTGAGATTGCTAGACTTTTAGAGGCTATTCAGCCTAAAGACCGTTCGATACTTTGGCCTGATATTGATATTTTAATTCAGGGTGAAATACTTAAGGAGGTAAATGAGGACGTTCAATCCCAATTAATTGGTGAAATGACAGTTGATAATTTAGTTAAGGCTACTGAAAAACTTGACTCCGATGACTTAGCAGACCTTGTTCCAAATCTCCCAGAATCAGCTGTTCATAGTTTATTGCTTACTCTTGATTTTAAGCATCGAGAGCATCTTAATAAAATCCTAAGTTATCCTGAAGATTCTGCAGGTGGGTTAATGAATACAGACTTCATTACTGTTAGGCCAGATGTCACAATTAGAGCAGTTATTCGTTATCTAAGATTACTTAAAGAGATGCCAGTTGATACTGACCAAGTTTTTGTTGTAGATCGAAACTTTAACTATTTAGGCTCTCTTTTAATTACTACTATCCTTACAGAGGAGCCTGGACAAACTATTCAAAACTTAATTAATAGTGAGCACTCTAAACCTATAAGTGCAGAAACTGATGAAACAGAAGTTGCACTTTTATTTGAAGAAAGAAATCTAATATCAGCTCCAGTTATTGATGAAAAGAATCAACTTGTTGGAAGAATTACAATTGATGATGTGGTTGATGTTATTCGTGATCAGGCTGAACACTCAGTAATGTCAATGGTTGGTCTGGATGAAGATGAAGATGTCTTTGCACCAATTTTATTAAGCGCAAGAAGGCGGAGTGTTTGGCTTGGGGTGAATTTAATTACAGCTTTTATTGCTGTTTACTTTATTGGCTTATTTGAGGCAACCTTACAGCAAAAAATTGCATTAGCAATATTAATGCCTGTAGTTGCAAGTATGGGTGGTATAGCTGGAACACAAACCTTGATTATTGTTACTAGAGGTATTGCAACAGGAAGAGTTAGTGCTGCAAATATTCGCCTTCTTATAAATAAAGAAGTTGCAGTTAGTCTACTCAATGGATTTATTTGGTCAATAGTAATAGGATTAATAACTTTTTACTGGTTTTCTGATCTTCTACTCAGTTTTATTATAGCTTTAGCAATTATTGTTAATCTTGTGGTAGCGGCTTTTTCTGGCGCTTTTTTACCTCTAATGCTTACTAAACTAAAAATAGATCCAGCTCTTGCTGGAGGTGTTATCTTAACAACAATTACAGATGTAATTGGGTTTGTTGCATTTCTTGGTTTAGCGGCATTATTTATTTAG